A window from Triticum aestivum cultivar Chinese Spring chromosome 6D, IWGSC CS RefSeq v2.1, whole genome shotgun sequence encodes these proteins:
- the LOC123144738 gene encoding uncharacterized protein: MGSRRVFIGSVDRSRVEKAFAQSPRALRSQSWSRGCCARAHTRTNPSRHTSPSSLTRQRRTPSLLAALPDSRRPPHPFSPFLLPAGADERDHALLRSFLPPVARSRALVTRKPREEELNRASLAGEGGESRMPAKEADRLASVINTASAPPPFSAREEASGGGESSSRGSRGRRSSTGRRRTEKEERRGCLPGRRIGSSPRLERARCYNYNMGLQVSITMEHQYPCILVTTKCHTNECECLFSQGFLVAAIPRGYSRGNLAPNVNSMLIGDE; the protein is encoded by the exons ATGGGCTCGCGCCGCGTGTTTATTGGCTCGGTTGATCGATCTCGGGTGGAAAAGGCTTTCGCCCAATCCCCGCGCGCGCTCCGCTCCCAATCCTGGTCGCGGGGTTGCTGCGCCAGAGCCCACACCCgcaccaaccctagccgccacaccTCTCCTTCCTCCCTCACTCGACAGCGCCGCACCCCTTCCCTCCTTGCTGCTCTTCCGGATAGCCGCCGGCCGCCGCAtcccttctcccccttcctccttcccgcTGGCGCCGACGAGCGCGACCACGCCCTCCTCCGGTCCTTCCTCCCCCCCGTAGCCAGGAGTCGAGCCCTCGTCACGAGGAAGCCACGGGAGGAGGAGCTCAACCGGGCGTCGCTGGCCGGAGAAGGAGGAGAGTCGCGGATGCCTGCCAAGGAGGCGGATCGGCTCGCCTCCGTCATCAATACAGCCTCCGCGCCACCACCCTTCTCCG CTCGTGAGGAAGCCTCGGGAGGAGGCGAGTCCTCATCGCGAGGAAGCCGCGGAAGGAGGAGCTCAACCGGGCGTCGCCGGACAGAGAAGGAGGAGAGGCGCGGATGCCTGCCAGGGAGGCGGATCGGCTCGTCTCCGCGGCTGGAAAGGGCTCGGTG TTACAATTACAACATGGGGCTTCAAGTGTCTATTACTATGGAACACCAATATCCGTGCATTTTAGTTACGACTAAGTGCCACACCAATGAATGTGAATGTCTGTTCAG CCAG GGTTTTCTTGTTGCTGCTATTCCTCGTGGATATTCAAGAGGCAACTTGGCACCTAATGTCAACAGCATGCTTATTGGTGACGAGTGA